The genomic interval GGCAGCAGGCCGCGCGGGAAGGCGACGATGACAATTACGAACAGCGCGCCGATGATGAGCTGCCAGACGAAGGGATAGTCGCCGGCGAGCTGGGCGCTCTCGTAATCGACGATCAGCGCGCCGAACACCGGGCCGAGCAGCGTGCCGCGCCCGCCCAGCGCGGTCCAGATGACCAGCTCGGTGCCGAAGACGAAGCCGGCAAGCTCGGGCGCCACCACCATCGCATAGCCGGCATAGATGTAGCCGGCGACCGCCGCGATGGCGGCGCAGGCGAGATAGACCAGGATCTTCAGCCGTGAGGTGTCGAGGCCGAGATATTTGCAGCGCTGCTCGTTCTCGCGCACCGCCACCAGCAGCCGGCCGGCATCGCTCTTCACGAAGATATAGGCGAGCGTCGTCACCCCGACCAGGAAGCTGCCGGATAGCCAGAACCACGCCTCCATCGACAGGTCGAAGCTCATGAAGCCGGACAGCCCGCTCGACGAGCCGGTGAAGGTACCGCCGGAATAGAGCAGCTGCGTCGCCACGATGGGCAGGACCAGGGTGATGACCGAGGCATAAAGCGCCGATGCGCCGTGCCAGAAGGCGAGCCAGCCGACGATGGCCGCCACCAGCAGCGCGCCGCCGACGCCGAGCCCCAGCGCCAGAAAGGCGTTAGAGGTGGAGAAATCCATATGGGTGAAGACGAGGCCGGCGGCATAGGCGCCGCAGGCGAAGAACACCGACTGGCCAAAGGTGAGGATGCCCAGAAATCCCCAGAGCAGGTCCACCGTCAGCGCCACCACGGCATAGAGCAGTGAGCGGGTGAGCACGTTCACCGAATAGGTGTCGAGCACATACGGCCCGGCGAAGATCGCCGCGAGTGCGAGCAGGGCGACGACGAGGATGAGGGAGAGGCGGCGCGCTTCAGTCACGGGCGAACCCCTGAGGCCGAATGCGCAGGATGATGGCGGCGAGCACGGCGATGGTCAGGCCTCCGAGAACCGGGCTGAAATGGGTGGCGACCAGCACCTGCGCCCCGCCCAGCACCAGGCAGGCGAAGAGCAGGCTGACCAGGGAGGCGCCCGACACCAGCACCAGCATGAAGGCGTTGACGAGCCAGGGCACGCCCATGGAAGGGTCGACGCTCGACAGCGGCGTGATGAGCGCGCCGGCGATACCGGCCAGCGCCGAGCCGAGGGTGAAAGTGATGAAGCGCACCAGCCCGCTATTGATGCCGAGCCCGCGCGCCAGATCCTCGTTCATGATCACCGCGCGTGTCTCCAGCCCCAGCCGCGTGCCCTGGAGCAGCGCGGTGAGGCCGATGCCGAGCACGGCGGCAATGCCGACGAGCGCGAGACGGTAGGCGGAATAGCTCTCGCCCCACAGATCGAGCGTGCCGTTCAGCGGCGATTCCGCGAACTGCACGCCGCGGCCGAAGGCGATGGTGATGAGCTGCCCGATGATGATCGATAGGCCCCAGGTGGCGAGAATGGCGTCGAGCGGGCGGTTATAGAGCGGGCGCACGACGAAGCGCTCG from Ancylobacter polymorphus carries:
- a CDS encoding branched-chain amino acid ABC transporter permease, producing MIGQTLDIVTTAAILYAVATGLLLVFGVMKIINFAHGGLMTLGGYAALVTTQAGLNPWLAVPIAALFGGVVGMAIERFVVRPLYNRPLDAILATWGLSIIIGQLITIAFGRGVQFAESPLNGTLDLWGESYSAYRLALVGIAAVLGIGLTALLQGTRLGLETRAVIMNEDLARGLGINSGLVRFITFTLGSALAGIAGALITPLSSVDPSMGVPWLVNAFMLVLVSGASLVSLLFACLVLGGAQVLVATHFSPVLGGLTIAVLAAIILRIRPQGFARD
- a CDS encoding ABC transporter permease subunit, which translates into the protein MTEARRLSLILVVALLALAAIFAGPYVLDTYSVNVLTRSLLYAVVALTVDLLWGFLGILTFGQSVFFACGAYAAGLVFTHMDFSTSNAFLALGLGVGGALLVAAIVGWLAFWHGASALYASVITLVLPIVATQLLYSGGTFTGSSSGLSGFMSFDLSMEAWFWLSGSFLVGVTTLAYIFVKSDAGRLLVAVRENEQRCKYLGLDTSRLKILVYLACAAIAAVAGYIYAGYAMVVAPELAGFVFGTELVIWTALGGRGTLLGPVFGALIVDYESAQLAGDYPFVWQLIIGALFVIVIVAFPRGLLPVVFDLPRKLLGLLRPRVATPAASVTLSTLDLADTQGVEPGEGPALAVAGVVKRFGSLTVLEGIDFEARAGELVSLVGPNGAGKTTLMRCIADGAERTAGTIAVNGYDIGRKPPEACVALGVGRKFQMANVFETLTVAQCLQIARVRHARPSLWCRARDLPLPEAAMHVIATTGLDKQLSTPAHLLSHGMKQALELSMVLALEPRVLLLDEPTAGLTKTERMQIGAILIDLARKQGLCVLLVEHDLDFVREISSRVIVLHQGRIVLDGSVEEVVASELVKQVYAGSGHAGIDHETAPAPSQEMRA